Proteins from a single region of Streptomyces spinoverrucosus:
- a CDS encoding DUF3817 domain-containing protein, with protein MKKSVLTRYRVMAYVTGVLLVLLCLCMIAKYALKMDGAADATQVVSIAHGWLYVVYLIFAFDLGSKAKWPIAKQVWVLLAGTIPTAAFFVERKISQELDAKIAQPEPTPAKA; from the coding sequence ATGAAAAAGAGCGTGCTGACCCGCTACCGCGTCATGGCCTACGTCACCGGTGTGCTCCTGGTCCTGCTGTGCCTGTGCATGATCGCCAAGTACGCCCTGAAGATGGACGGCGCCGCAGACGCGACGCAGGTCGTCTCCATCGCGCACGGCTGGCTGTACGTCGTCTACCTCATCTTCGCCTTCGACCTGGGCTCCAAGGCGAAGTGGCCGATCGCCAAGCAGGTCTGGGTACTGCTCGCGGGCACCATCCCGACAGCCGCGTTCTTCGTGGAACGCAAGATCTCACAAGAGCTCGACGCCAAGATCGCCCAGCCCGAGCCCACCCCGGCGAAGGCGTAG
- a CDS encoding TetR/AcrR family transcriptional regulator — MSPETAKSLETKTKLLEGALRTLTEQGIAKTSARTIAATAGVNQALVFYHFGSVDELLAAACHYGAEQAVSRYRLRMASVRSLSELLAIGREIHDQERQDGHVALLGQLLAGAQTHPTLAPATAAGLDLWITEIEKTLTRVLPQTPFSEFTDPKGLARAVAASFVGIELYEGVDAAGATAALDALEQLGALVAALETLGPVAQKAVRHHLRRTTRS; from the coding sequence ATGAGCCCGGAAACGGCGAAGTCCCTCGAAACGAAAACGAAACTGCTCGAAGGCGCACTGCGCACCCTGACGGAACAGGGCATCGCCAAAACCTCGGCCCGCACGATCGCGGCGACCGCGGGCGTCAACCAGGCGCTGGTCTTCTACCACTTCGGCTCAGTGGACGAACTCCTGGCGGCCGCCTGCCACTACGGCGCGGAACAGGCGGTCTCCCGCTACCGCCTCCGCATGGCCTCCGTGCGGTCCCTCTCCGAACTCCTGGCCATAGGCCGCGAAATCCACGACCAGGAACGACAGGACGGCCACGTCGCCCTCCTCGGCCAACTCCTGGCCGGTGCCCAGACCCACCCCACCCTCGCCCCGGCAACGGCAGCAGGCCTGGACCTGTGGATCACGGAAATCGAAAAGACCCTCACCCGGGTCCTCCCACAAACCCCTTTCAGCGAATTCACGGACCCCAAGGGCCTAGCCCGGGCGGTGGCGGCATCCTTCGTAGGCATCGAACTGTACGAGGGCGTGGACGCGGCGGGCGCCACAGCGGCCCTGGACGCCCTCGAACAACTGGGCGCCCTGGTAGCGGCCCTGGAGACCCTGGGCCCGGTAGCCCAAAAGGCAGTCCGCCACCACCTACGCCGAACGACCCGCTCCTGA
- a CDS encoding MarR family winged helix-turn-helix transcriptional regulator: MPKPLSLPFDPIARADELWKQRWGNVPSMAAITSIMRAHQILLAEVDAVVKPYGLTFARYEALVLLTFSKEGELPMSKIGERLMVHPTSVTNTVDRLVKSGLVAKRPNPNDGRGTLAVITDKGREVVESATRDLMAMDFGLGAYDAEECAEIFAMLRPLRVAANDFEDH; encoded by the coding sequence GTGCCGAAGCCGCTCAGCCTCCCCTTCGACCCCATCGCCCGCGCCGACGAACTCTGGAAGCAGCGCTGGGGCAACGTGCCGTCGATGGCCGCGATCACCTCGATCATGCGCGCACACCAGATCCTGCTCGCCGAGGTAGACGCGGTGGTCAAGCCGTACGGACTGACCTTCGCACGCTACGAGGCGCTGGTACTGCTCACCTTCTCCAAGGAGGGCGAGCTCCCGATGTCCAAGATCGGCGAGCGCCTCATGGTGCACCCCACATCCGTCACGAACACCGTCGACCGCCTCGTCAAGTCCGGCCTCGTCGCCAAGCGCCCCAACCCCAACGACGGCCGCGGCACCCTGGCCGTGATCACCGACAAGGGCCGCGAAGTAGTCGAATCCGCCACCCGCGACCTGATGGCCATGGACTTCGGCCTCGGCGCATACGACGCCGAGGAATGCGCCGAGATCTTCGCGATGCTCCGCCCCCTCCGCGTGGCCGCGAACGACTTCGAGGACCACTGA
- a CDS encoding acyl-CoA mutase large subunit family protein, translating into MDADAIEEGRRRWQARYDAARKRDADFTTLSGDPVEPVYGPRPGDTYEGFERIGWPGEYPFTRGLYPTGYRGRTWTIRQFAGFGNAEQTNERYKMILAAGGGGLSVAFDMPTLMGRDSDDPRSLGEVGHCGVAVDSAADMDILFRDIPLGDVTTSMTISGPAVPVFCMYLVAAERQGVDPSVLNGTLQTDIFKEYIAQKEWLFQPEPHLRLIGDLMEYCAARIPAYKPLSVSGYHIREAGATAAQELAYTLADGFGYVELGLSRGLDVDVFAPGLSFFFDAHVDFFEEIAKFRAARRIWARWMRDVYGAQSDKAQWLRFHTQTAGVSLTAQQPYNNVVRTAVEALAAVLGGTNSLHTNALDETLALPSEQAAEIALRTQQVLMEETGVANVADPLGGAWYVEQLTDRIEADAEKIFDQIKERGLRAHPDGRHPIGPITSGILRGIEDGWFTGEIAESAFRYQQALEKGDKRVVGVNAHTGSVTGDLEILRVSHEVEREQVRVLDTRRAARDDAAVRTALAAMVTAARDGSNMIDPMLTAVRAEATLGEICDALREEWGVYTEPAGF; encoded by the coding sequence ATGGACGCTGACGCCATCGAAGAGGGCCGCCGCCGCTGGCAGGCCCGGTACGACGCGGCGCGCAAGCGCGACGCGGACTTCACCACGCTCTCCGGCGACCCCGTGGAGCCGGTGTACGGACCCCGACCCGGGGACACCTACGAGGGCTTCGAGCGGATCGGCTGGCCCGGGGAGTACCCCTTCACACGCGGCCTGTATCCGACCGGCTACCGAGGGCGCACGTGGACGATCCGCCAGTTCGCCGGCTTCGGCAACGCCGAGCAGACCAACGAGCGCTACAAGATGATCCTCGCGGCCGGCGGCGGCGGCCTCTCCGTCGCCTTCGACATGCCGACCCTGATGGGCCGCGACTCCGACGACCCGCGCTCGCTCGGCGAGGTCGGCCACTGCGGCGTGGCCGTCGACTCCGCCGCCGACATGGACATACTCTTCCGCGACATCCCCCTCGGCGACGTCACCACGTCGATGACGATCAGCGGCCCGGCGGTCCCGGTCTTCTGCATGTACCTGGTCGCCGCCGAACGTCAGGGCGTCGACCCGTCCGTCCTGAACGGCACGCTCCAGACGGACATCTTCAAGGAGTACATCGCCCAGAAGGAGTGGCTCTTCCAGCCCGAGCCGCACCTGCGCCTCATCGGCGACCTGATGGAGTACTGCGCCGCGCGCATCCCGGCGTACAAGCCGCTCTCCGTCTCCGGCTACCACATCCGCGAGGCCGGCGCGACGGCCGCGCAGGAGCTGGCGTACACGCTCGCGGACGGCTTCGGCTACGTCGAGCTCGGCCTCTCCCGCGGCCTCGACGTGGACGTCTTCGCCCCCGGCCTGTCCTTCTTCTTCGACGCACACGTCGACTTCTTCGAGGAGATCGCCAAGTTCCGCGCGGCGCGCCGCATCTGGGCCCGCTGGATGCGTGACGTCTACGGCGCCCAGTCCGACAAGGCCCAGTGGCTGCGCTTCCACACCCAGACCGCAGGTGTCTCCCTCACGGCCCAACAGCCGTACAACAACGTAGTCCGCACGGCGGTCGAGGCGCTCGCGGCGGTCCTCGGCGGCACGAACTCCCTCCACACCAACGCCCTCGACGAGACCCTGGCGCTCCCCTCCGAGCAGGCCGCGGAGATCGCCCTGCGCACCCAGCAGGTCCTCATGGAGGAGACCGGCGTCGCCAACGTCGCCGACCCGCTGGGCGGTGCGTGGTACGTCGAGCAGCTGACCGACCGGATCGAGGCCGACGCGGAGAAGATCTTCGACCAGATCAAGGAACGCGGCCTGCGCGCCCACCCCGACGGCCGGCACCCCATCGGCCCGATCACCTCCGGCATCCTGCGCGGCATCGAGGACGGCTGGTTCACCGGCGAGATCGCCGAGTCCGCCTTCCGCTACCAGCAGGCCCTGGAGAAGGGCGACAAGAGGGTCGTCGGCGTCAACGCCCACACCGGCTCGGTCACCGGGGACCTGGAGATCCTGCGGGTCAGCCACGAGGTGGAACGCGAACAGGTCCGCGTACTCGACACCCGCCGAGCGGCCCGCGACGACGCGGCCGTACGCACGGCCCTCGCCGCGATGGTCACCGCCGCACGAGACGGCTCCAACATGATCGACCCCATGCTGACGGCCGTACGAGCAGAAGCCACCCTCGGCGAGATCTGCGACGCCCTGCGCGAGGAGTGGGGGGTGTACACGGAGCCGGCGGGGTTCTAG
- a CDS encoding DUF4166 domain-containing protein — translation MTSIFSKVMGADFDRLHPQLRRRFSVGLTTGEACTGRGVMHRIWHGGPHVKPFLALGTTRNILIPRTGRNVPFTIENVPYADTYGRETVTFVRTFDLPGRPRRFDAQMVLSPKKDRILDYLGTHQHLATDLHFSAEPDGSLLIRSGEHRFREGPVDVRVPDLIGATAEVRESYDDSTARFRIQVRVVNKHFGPLFGYEGWFKATYTDTRTCGIRPGLRPLREESRA, via the coding sequence ATGACATCGATCTTCTCCAAGGTCATGGGCGCCGACTTCGACCGCCTCCACCCCCAGCTCCGGCGCCGCTTCTCGGTGGGCCTGACCACCGGCGAGGCCTGCACGGGCAGAGGCGTGATGCACCGCATCTGGCACGGCGGCCCCCACGTCAAGCCGTTCCTGGCCCTGGGCACCACCCGCAACATCCTGATCCCGCGCACCGGCCGCAACGTCCCCTTCACCATCGAGAACGTGCCGTACGCCGACACCTACGGCCGTGAGACGGTGACCTTCGTGCGCACCTTCGACCTGCCCGGCCGCCCCCGCCGCTTCGACGCCCAGATGGTCCTGAGCCCCAAGAAGGACCGCATCCTCGACTACCTCGGCACCCACCAGCACCTCGCCACCGACCTCCACTTCAGCGCCGAACCCGACGGCTCCCTCCTGATCCGCTCCGGCGAACACCGCTTCCGCGAGGGTCCCGTCGACGTACGGGTCCCCGACCTGATAGGCGCGACGGCGGAGGTGCGCGAGTCCTACGACGACTCGACGGCCCGCTTCCGCATCCAGGTCAGGGTCGTCAACAAACACTTCGGCCCCCTCTTCGGCTACGAGGGATGGTTCAAGGCGACATACACCGACACCCGCACCTGCGGCATCCGCCCCGGCCTGCGCCCGCTCCGCGAGGAGTCCCGAGCATGA